The genomic region CTTAACTTAGATACTTTTAGCAATTACGCAACATTTATGGCTTTAGCTCAGGGATTTGAAGATACTGGAGTAAGAGCTTATAAAGGACAGGCCGGGGCATTAATCGATAATAATGATTTATTGACGTATGCACTTCAAATTCATTCTATAGAAGCTCGTCATGCTTCTCAGGTAAGAAGGATGAGAGGCGAAAAAGGATGGATAACCCAAAACAATAATACTTTACCTGATGCTTTTAATGCAATTTACGCAGGTGAAGAAAATCTAACTATTGGAGGATTTGATCTTTCTAGTGTAGATTTTAGTGCAGTAGGAGGCAACGATGCAGTTACTGAAGCTTTTGATGAGCCTTTAACTATGGATGAAGTAAATGCTATTGCGACTAATTTCATCGTAACCAATGATAATTAATTAAATTGGTTTTACTTATAAGTGTACGAAAAAAGGCTGTTGAAAAACAGCCTTTTTTTATATCAAAATCGATAAAATATTGATCTATTTTCTTGTAATTGTCTGGGTTCTATCAGGACCTACGGAGACTACAGAAATTGGTACATTCAGTTCTTTTTCCAAAAAGGCTACATAATCATTAAACTCTTTTGGAAGTTGCGAAGCTTCTGTCATTCCGGTAAGATCTGCAGACCATCCTTTTAGTTCGGTATAAACCGGAGATACATTTTGCTCTTCAATATTGTAAGGAAGATGTTTTATTTCTTCTCCGCGATATTTATAAGAGGTACAAACCTTTAAAGTATCAAAACCACTTAAAACATCACCTTTCATCATGATAAGCTGGGTAATCCCATTAACCTGTACGGCATATTTAAGTGCTACTAGGTC from Zunongwangia profunda SM-A87 harbors:
- a CDS encoding ferritin-like domain-containing protein, yielding MSFIKLLDKLSNEEVLNAKTSRKDSFKKMKNFGKGAALASIPFGLAATSNKTKAATMNMASAAFQASPTDVLNFALTLEYLERNFYQMGLDTDGLIPEEDRDVFGLIAEHESDHVDFLVAALGDDAIAEPEFDFTGKGLNLDTFSNYATFMALAQGFEDTGVRAYKGQAGALIDNNDLLTYALQIHSIEARHASQVRRMRGEKGWITQNNNTLPDAFNAIYAGEENLTIGGFDLSSVDFSAVGGNDAVTEAFDEPLTMDEVNAIATNFIVTNDN